One Vicia villosa cultivar HV-30 ecotype Madison, WI unplaced genomic scaffold, Vvil1.0 ctg.000505F_1_1, whole genome shotgun sequence genomic region harbors:
- the LOC131629026 gene encoding 26S proteasome regulatory subunit 6B homolog encodes MGSSAMVLDPKPVSEPPPSLQSSKSDYLYGGDSASDEDDLYSRLKSLQRQLEFIDIQEEYVKDEQKNLKRELLRAQEEVKRIQSVPLVIGQFMEMVDQNNGIVGSTTGSNYYVRILSTINRELLKPSASVALHRHSNALVDVLPPEADSSISLLSQSEKPDVSYNDIGGCDIQKQEIREAVELPLTHHDLYKQIGIDPPRGVLLYGPPGTGKTMLAKAVANHTTAAFIRVVGSEFVQKYLGEGPRMVRDVFRLAKENAPAIIFIDEVDAIATARFDAQTGADREVQRILMELLNQMDGFDQTVNVKVIMATNRADTLDPALLRPGRLDRKIEFPLPDRRQKRLVFQVCTAKMNLSDEVDLEDYVSRPDKISAAEISAICQEAGMHAVRKNRYVILPKDFEKGYRTNVKKPDTDFEFYK; translated from the exons ATGGGATCCTCCGCGATGGTTTTAGACCCAAAACCCGTCTCAGAACCGCCACCGTCCCTTCAATCATCAAAATCCGACTACCTTTACGGCGGAGACTCAGCTTCCGACGAAGATGACCTCTACAGCCGCCTTAAATCGCTGCAACGACAACTCGAGTTCATTGACATCCAAGAGGAGTATGTAAAAGACGAGCAGAAGAATCTGAAGCGCGAGCTTCTTCGCGCTCAGGAGGAAGTTAAGAGGATTCAATCTGTTCCACTCGTTATCGGCCAGTTCATGGAGATGGTTGATCAGAACAACGGTATTGTTGGATCAACTACTGGATCCAACTACTATGTGAGGATTCTCAGTACTATTAACCGCGAGCTTCTCAAGCCTTCTGCTTCGGTTGCTCTTCACCGACATTCTAATGCACTTGTTGATGTTTTACCGCCGGAGGCTGATTCCAGTATCTCGCTACTTAGCCAGTCTGAGAAGCCTGATGTTTCTTACAAT GATATTGGAGGATGTGATATCCAAAAACAGGAAATTCGTGAGGCTGTGGAGTTACCTCTCACACATCACGATTTATACAAGCAAATTGGTATTGATCCTCCTCGAGGTGTTTTACTATATGGCCCCCCTGGAACTGGTAAAACAATGCTTGCCAAAGCTGTTGCTAATCATACCACTGCCGCCTTCATCAGGGTTGTGGGCTCTGAGTTTGTGCAGAAGTATCTCGGCGAG GGTCCACGAATGGTTCGTGATGTATTTCGTCTCGCAAAAGAAAATGCCCCTGCAATCATATTTATTGATGAGGTTGATGCAATAGCCACTGCTAGGTTTGATGCCCAAACTGGAGCTGATAGAGAAGTACAACGTATCCTCATGGAACTTTTGAATCAG ATGGATGGATTTGACCAGACAGTGAATGTCAAAGTCATAATGGCAACCAATCGAGCAGACACTTTGGATCCTGCCCTCTTGCGTCCTGGAAGACTTGATCGGAAAATTGAGTTCCCCTTGCCCGATAGACGCCAAAAGAGGCTTGTATTTCAG GTTTGCACAGCCAAAATGAATTTGAGTGATGAGGTTGACCTGGAGGATTATGTTTCCCGTCCCGACAAAATTAGTGCTGCCGAG ATATCTGCTATTTGTCAAGAGGCGGGAATGCACGCCGTTCGTAAGAATAGATATGTCATACTACCAAAGGACTTCGAGAAAGGTTATAGGACCAACGTGAAGAAGCCCGATACTGACTTTGAATTTTACAAGTGA